The genomic interval TGGGGTCTTATACTGCtcccaaactcaaattttgtgcactatactatactattaaataaataataatttacttaccgatttttcattttttcactatttttatgatttaactCCCCGTTTACGTCCTTCTGCTGCGGTTTTTAATcacaaaataacacaaaacgaaaaaacggcGGCGTTGTGCCGGGCCGCAGTTTGACATGTTCGTTCATGTTCTATTACGTGATCCGGCGTTTCTTGCGTATTGTGCCCGTTTTTAAGTCCGTTTGTGATAGTTTTGCGAGACTTTGGTCGTCGCACGGTTATCGTCCGGTAAATGCTCTTTTCTGAGTCCGTCTGCGAGCATTTTGTGAGACTTCACCCGTACCTAGCTATTTTTTCCGTTATGTTTCACTTTTCTGTCCATTTTTCACCCGTTTTTAAGTCCGTTTGTGATAGTTTTGCGAGACTTTGTCGTCACTCGGGTTTCGTCCGGTAAATGCTCTTTTCTAAGTCCGTCTGCGAGCATTTTGCGAGACTTCACTCATCGCTCCCGGATTTTTATCATTTCTAAGTCCGTTTCCGGAAATTTTATGATAGTTCCGTTTTACTATCGCTTTTTGGTCCACTGggaatgcatgtgcacccatacactaaaacatgctggtggcaaaacagaaccagcTGGTGAgaattctcacgtactttgcgtgtgtgtgtttagtattgctggccgctaaaactgaaatttaagtttggttcttgttttgggtcttttgatgggctgacctaccgccacaaaataaatgaagaatgggcaggggtgggggtatggtacacgAGGGCGcgggaaatgaaataaaagctcttatttgtttgatttataccaccaaatataaaatattacaataatataattacacatttatttccttatcttgagcaggttgattataaattatacaaattatgcaaacgccgtcggttctcgacttttttgtttattataactaaaacaatgatgtatctaaatatacaatataagaaaatatagatgtatacttaaataaatatgcataaatataaatggaattggttttacatatatttcaaatcaattgtcaattgcgcgctttccgacgggaaattataattttataattcaattataaaatatcttatgtacataaatattaaagattATTACATTCGTATATTGCATGAGGGTAAAATTACTGTTGTCTTAATGTTGtctttataattgaattagaaaatGTATGGGTATTATCCATGAGAGTATTCAAGGTGCGACCGGCATCTAAATTTTTGCTTTGCAGATTCCCGATCTGATAGATacggtcgttatctatgattctgcgtttttagttttctcgaatctgcaatattgtggatgcatcagattttcgtcctttgtgtgggcggaaggggaggggcgaaattctgagatatacgttttatagtgagatctaacaggagtgcgaataccaaatttggttactctagccttaatagtctctgagatttgtggatgccccagattttcgtcctttgcgggggtgGAAGGggatgtggcgaaattttgacataaaatggtcaaggtccgatatcacaggagtgtggataccaaatttggttgctctagctcttatgggttctgagatccttgaactcatattttgcaattggcaaaaccgaccatgaaacctgcgTGTAAGAGAGAgtcagagcgagaaagaatgaaattgttttcttgattctggctataataattatacgatctggtttagATTTTGTactctagaagatatggtcatctactacgattctccgtttttggttttattgtatctttaaaaatgtggatgccaaggattttcgtcctttgtgggggcggaagtgggcggggcgaagttttgaaatatttttgtagcagtgacatatcacagaagtctggatccaaaacatcgttgctctagctcttatagtctttgagcactaggcgctgaaggggacggacagacggacagacggacggacggacggacggacggacggacagacggacagacagacatggctcaatcgactcggctattgatgctgatcaagaatatatatactttatggggtcggatacgattccttctggacgttacacacatccacttttaccacaaatctaatataccccaatactcattttgagtatcgggtaaaaaaaaatttcattttctcttgctttgtctctgtctaacacacacgtttcatggtcagctttgcctattgcaaaatgtgagttccTAGATCTTagagagcaaacaaatttggtatccacactcctgtgatatcggaccttgacgagtttgtttcaaaatttcgccactcCCCCTTCCGCCCTCGCAAATGACGAAAAATTTGGGGcttccacaaatctcagagactattaaggctgacacgttttctgtctctctcgcacgcactttttttcgtgtcgtttaatagtagcggcgtctgccggagtagagccatactgactaagtatcgggtaaaaatgtagagttgcggtcgccgcagcaactcacaacgttcctcctcgtttttgatagaTTTGGGTCTTTAACAATGTCTTACACACTGAGTGCGCCAAAAACCGGAACGAAACAACAACGAGCAGAAGGTACAGCGGTGACGAGAGACAGTTACTTTTGCTTGTGCACAACCGCCGGTCTAAAGCGAATTaactaattaattaattggttttgtttttttatcaCGTCGGACCGACACCAACTGTTGAGCTCCTTAGCTTCTTCAGCAGCGTAGATTCGATCGTGAACTATTTGAAATGAGTACACTATTTGTTGGATAATACTATGTATAGGGTTTGCTTTATTAGCCGCGCAAAGCGAGTGGGGTGATTAAGATACGAGATTTATAAAAATCGTACCCAAATTGGCCCATGCTTAACATAACAACAAACTTAATAGGTCGAATTATGTGGCAGGCAGGTCACTGTGCCAACCAACGAAAAACGGTTGCCAACGCCGTCGATCGATTTGTGTCTTCTGCTATGACGAACGATGAGAAAATGCGTTACAATGATCTGCTCAAAATTGGTTGCAAGGCAGATGTCACCGATAAGCTTAGGTCCTCAAATAGAATGTAGGTTGATGTGACCTTGCTGAAGGACTAATGCATATTTCAGTATTACGAGCATTGCATTTTGGCTGCGGTGAAAGTAAATCAGTTCCTCTCAGCCGTATGGTTGACTGAGCTCTGTTGAAAATTGCCTGAAGTCCCATTGGGTTGCAAAAATCTATTTGTTTGGTTGCTAATTTTTTGATTACACCACATTGCCTTTCTTGACACAAAGTTTCTGATTTATAGTTAAAAAACCTACTCTCGCAACGAACCCCGTTTGATGATCAAAACAAATGAATTCTTCGGTGGATATTTTAAAGCAGCGTCAAAAGTTACTTGGAGTAAAACCCATCTACTGTTTGCagttattttggtttttgaaatCGAACAAACTTCACTTGAGTCGCAGACAGGACAATCTGAAGAGCTTAACATTTGAGACTAGATAAAGCGTCATCTTAAAGACAACGTGTGGGGCAATCAATGATCATTCGGCTCGTATGAATCTGTAGGTGAATAACATTCTGTGTTTTTTGCGACATTTGGTCTAGTTGAGGTTGTACGGTTCAAGTAGTAGCTCACACACGcttaagtagctcacacacttaCCATACGTAAAATTACCTACCCGCAAAACCAACCCACACATTCACCTCACACCAggccggactaagtgtgttaTTCGAaacgtgccgagagtcagccaaGCGGGGGaccagtcgttaacggagagctcaggaGCCTTATCGGACCCCATGGATCTCTGCGCGGACAGACCTCTCTGCAAATCGTTGGAGCAGAATGGaagaataaaaaaacaaaatcaaatgaTTCTGACAGTTGCCAACAGGGAGTAATCAGAAATCACGAAAAACAGCGGCCCAAATGCCTGTCCATACCCGCTCCATAGCAAGCAAAACCTGCACAGTTTAAGGCGCTATCGATGGTTCCAGTTACGGGAGATAATTTTCCATCGACCTGTGCAcaagccaaaaaaaatatacttaCACGGAAAAGAGAAGTACAGGGCACATATTCTATCGGCAACATGCGAGCACGGAAGtcagcgacacgacaaagagtgcgtgcgtgagagacagaaaatcagtctgagcgtgtcgTAGGACACTGCGTAGCCACCAAAAATTTGTTCCTTTtagctataaaaattatccgatctgatccagattcagcgatctgatagatatggtaaATTTTTATGATTGttcgtttttagttttctcgtaacttcaatattgtggatgccccagatttgcgtaatttgtgggggcggaagggggtggggcgaattTTGAAACTAACacgtcaaggtccgatatcacaggagtgtgcatcaaaaatttggttgctctagctcttatagtctctgagatccttgaactaaCATTTttcaataggcaaagccgacatGAAACCTgcgtgttagagagagacagagcgagaaagaatgaaattgttttcttgattctggctataataattaaatgatctggttcagattatGCATTCTAGAAGATAAAGTCATCGTCTACGATTcggcgttttctgttttctcgtatctttgaaattgtggagaccacagattttcgcctcTTGTGGGAGCAGAAGTAGGCGGGGggaagttttgaaatacacttgtaacagtgacatattaGAGAGGTctggatataaaatgtcgttgctttagcttttatagtctctgagcactaggcgctcatagggacggacagacagagagacatatagagctcaatcgactcggctattgatgcagatcaagaatatatatactttatggggtcggaaacgatttcttctggacgttacacacatccattttcaccacaaatctaatatacccattatgagtatcgggtataaaaacctaCTACAACCTAAAACTTGGAAGTTGTTGCTTTTAACAATACAGCAACTATTATTTAAGATAAAGAGTGTGTCAAAAAATAGTTCGCGCTATATTTGTTATATAAAAGACTGTGGTGTTTCAGTGGCTTTGTCCAATATTGGCATGTCCCTATAGATCCCACCCAAAACGCTTATTATTTTCCAGACGGAAAGCTTAAGCTGTAAAGTATATTTATAGCTGCATTTATCAGCTTTTCAGAGTTGCAAAGTTCAATAAAAGATGTAAACAGAAGCCTTAgttctgaaaaaaaaacattaaaaccGAATTATAATAGGCTCAAAGCACGTAAATAATAGTATTGTCATCTCTAGTCTTATGTATGACCCACTCTGTGAGAGAGCGCTTCCTCAGCTTTGCTAAGTATCTCGCTGGTGCTGTCTGAAAGCTGCACATGAGTTTTAAAAGGAATACTGAAATAAAATGACAAAGCAACCTACTCGTGTTTTTGGCTTCTTATAAACTGTACAATTAGTCCACattgtattttataaataGTACCTTTGAGTCTTTAATCATTCCTGAGCTCTATGCGAAAATGAATACATGTGGCTACCGGTGGACACAATAAAACTGATACTTCTGTCTTTGCATATGACTATGCAAGTGGCCGAAAATAACGAACTGACCAGagccaaaataaatatttttactaATGAATATGTTCCATACGGAAGACCAACACCTATCGTCATTACAATGGAAGAGCTTCCAGTTAAGTATTCAATTACCATACACCTAAGCACTTCCAGCTACCTTTTAGCTTTCTTTGAAGTGGGAAAGGTAGCAAACAAGATGCAGCCAAAATTTTTGAAAACCCTATCAATCAGCAATCAGCTTTCTTTGCTCGGAATTAAGGCCCGAAGGAAAATAATGTATGATAAGGGTTACTTCGCAAAGATAATAGCCATTTTTTGGTCTGCGAATGATAAGGTCATTACACTACAAGGTCAATTGCCTTCACAGCCATGGGTACATAAAGTCATGGAAATCGTTGAAGTTAAAGTGAATCTGCCAACGCATTGTACGCCACAAATAGTAATATTAAAGGGCTCAGACCCCCAATCTCCAATAAAAATTGCCGTCAACCGCAGATTTATCATTAGGGTTCTCTTTTTGGAAACATGCAACTTTACAATTAGAGCTAGCTTTAGATGGCATTTGACGGACGCAGCTGAATTAAGTAAGTTTATGAATTCGATAATTTGTAACTctaattatttatgtatatatttgtccACCCCAAAGAACACTTTTCAAAATACTTTACAGATAATCCTTGGCTGATTATTCGACGATATTCTTTAAGGTTTCAAACTAAGCATGAAATTTGGAGAAACTTGTTAGTTTTCCATGTAGAGGGGaattttaatggtttttccTTCGCGTCCCGGTGTTATCTGAAGTTGGCTATGGGTCAAGTACAGGCCGTAATCGAAGGAGGTGAATCAAGACGTGCTGCACACAATGAAATACTTTGGATTAACGGTTCACTGAGCCgtgattattcaaaaaaatacgAAGTCAAACAGTTTTCTACTTACAATTGGAACTGTGACTCATGGGACGATTATAGTAATCCATTCTGCTATCATAATATATCTTCGGGTGAGATGtataacaaaattaaaatatattttaaatatatttacaaaatatatatatatatctttacaaaatacatacaatatatatatatatatatatatttacatttatataaaaaacatatgtatttatatgcTGTACTTAGATACTTAAGTATCTACCTATAAGATTATACGGGCATATTTGATTCGTATAGATGTTTGTAAAAACCAAAAGGAAGCGTTCCCGACCCCATCAAACAtatttcatatacatatatattttatattgatatTCGAGGTCATGTCCGTGTCAGTCTTGTTTCTCGTTTTGTTCTCAGAGACTACAAAATATAGAGtacaagaaaactaaaaatgcagAGTCGCAAGAAATCTACTACTGATCAGTTCGGATCATTATTAAAGCTAGAatagaaaaatgtatttcctGTGGCTAATCCCCTTCCACGCGATCTCTACGTCTCTCTTTCACAGATAatggggaaaaaaataaagagagagaggggcggTTTTCTATGGAAGCAATAATTAGCTAGAAAGAAGATAAAGGGAGTGTTATAATAAATTGCTTGTTACATAAATCATGAGTAAGATATATAATAAATGATTTTTTTACAGTTGACGCTTTTATGATTCCTGCGTACTCCTTCAAAAGTGGGTGCAGCTATATCTTTCGTCTGCTTTTGGCTGACGATGACAACCCTAATCGCGGTTCACTAAATGTGCAGACAATTACAATGACAGACTATAGAATGCTGCAAGTTACGATCGAATGTTTATTCAACTGTGAAATGGATTTTTTTAGCCCTTTTTCTAATGTTCGTCTTGCTGCTAGATGCACAAACTGCGAAACTCAGACGGTGAGATACCAGTGGTATGTGGGTGGTCAGCTCACTCTAACTAGTAAAGACTTGAATTTGTATATACGCACCGTAGCGAATACTTCAATAGTTCAGCTCATAGTAACAGCAAAAGATGGATGGTTTGGTCAGGACATTAAGTATCTAACCAAAAACTCTGGACCGACTATAGGAAAATGTTTTGTAAAACCTACAAAAGGGCAAGAAGCGCTAACACCATTTTTTCCGTGCTGCAAGAATTTCGATACGAAGAACAATCCAATAGAGTATTGGTATTATGCTGGACATGTACTGCTTGACAATTGCTATGACTGCAATTGTGAAGTACACTTACCTGTTACTAATTTTATAAAAGTGCTTGCTTGTGATAGCTTTCAGGCATGCCGCACTAGCTGGATAAAGGTTAAAGTTACAGCTCTGCTGAATGTCCCCGCTCAGCCACCAGATATTCTTTGGAAATATATTACTAATTCACCTCATAATATTCTTACACTTCCTGAAGAAGGTCTCTTGCTTCGGTACTTTCAAACAATACAGTCTATTGCTTCGCACATAAATCACATTGATTCCGGCCTAATGTTGTTACGCGCCTTAAAAGGCATATATCCACAGACGCGTGTTTCTCTCGGAAAATTGGCCAATTTGACATTAACATTAGCACATCGTTTAAAGCCCATTGATGCAAAAGAACAACACTTGCTAGCTACTGTGGTGAAAATAATGAACAATAATTTTCAGCGTTTATATCATAATGATATGATCTACCTACTAATTGAACAGCCGCTTTTCGATGTAACCCAGGCTTGCGTAACCGTCTACCACATGATGAACCGTATGTGTAAAGAAACACCCCTACCACCCAAGCCCATTTATGTCCAATACCAGCTAGCTCTTAAATCAGGAAAGCTTGTAAAAGGTGTTTTTGATAAGCTTTGGGCTGAAATTAACAATTTTGATGATGAACAGGACAAGCTTAGATCCCTAACCTGGCTTAGGTCCACTTGGGAAACTCAACGACTATTTCACTATCTCGGATATGCTCGTCAGCATGGTCTTAAGGCAGACACCAGCGGAGACTCGTTCTACGAGGGAGTAGCACTGGAAATACAATGCTTTTCAATTGAGCGCGATCAATCATATAAAATTGAGACGAGTGACAGTATGCACAGAGTTTTTTTCTCTTCAGCACTTTTGAAAGAAGTAAAGGAAAACAACAAGGATTACATATGTCTTAAAGTAGTATCTATCAAACGTGAGCTGAATTGGTGGTATCCAGAAGAAAAGCAACCCAGTACTATTCTGCTTTCTGTTCGTGTGTTTCATTATGAAGAACATTTTAACGTAGAGACTGTTCTCAAGAATAGCGAAATTAGCTTTACTACATTTATaggaaatgtggaaaatgagTCTTCAAGCAATATGCCGAGGACAACAGGTCTGAATTCTTCTAAAAGGTTGTCATACCTTGGATGGACATCCATTGGGGATGCTTCGACTCGTGCAGCCATACATTCCTATGATGCAACTGTAGATAGCAAGCATATAAATTGCCATGAAGAGGGTACAATTATAAAAATGCAAGATGTACGTATGTACCGTATTATGCTTGAAGAGAAAACCATGTTAGCAGTGCGGTTCATTAGCAGCACGCATAAACTTCAAGTATTGCTCAAAACTGAAGTACAACCACTGTTCTCGGATATATCGAAATCCTTATGTATTGTTCCGGCGAATTCCAGAAACAAGACTTTTCTCTTGCGAAACAACTGTATGCAGGGAAAACGGGCATATATGGCAGTACGAGTATGGGAAAAGTCCCCGTTAAAAAGTCGCCTTAAAACACCAGTACTAGATGGTCCTGCTAAATTCGACTTCGTTTTTGAAATGCGTAGCTGCGATTATTGGCTATACAGTCTGCCAGCAGATGAACAACACTGGGCGCACGACGGTTGCTATCCTTCGTTGGATTTCGGGGTTAAAAAGGGAATGCATTGTACGTGCAAGATTTTGGGCACATATACCAGCTATGTATACAATGTTCCCGCTATAATGGTGCCTGTAAATCCGTATGCGAAAGTGGAGCTTAACCtcataa from Drosophila pseudoobscura strain MV-25-SWS-2005 chromosome 5, UCI_Dpse_MV25, whole genome shotgun sequence carries:
- the LOC26532738 gene encoding uncharacterized protein isoform X2, giving the protein MWLPVDTIKLILLSLHMTMQVAENNELTRAKINIFTNEYVPYGRPTPIVITMEELPVKYSITIHLSTSSYLLAFFEVGKVANKMQPKFLKTLSISNQLSLLGIKARRKIMYDKGYFAKIIAIFWSANDKVITLQGQLPSQPWVHKVMEIVEVKVNLPTHCTPQIVILKGSDPQSPIKIAVNRRFIIRVLFLETCNFTIRASFRWHLTDAAELNNPWLIIRRYSLRFQTKHEIWRNLLVFHVEGNFNGFSFASRCYLKLAMGQVQAVIEGGESRRAAHNEILWINGSLSRDYSKKYEVKQFSTYNWNCDSWDDYSNPFCYHNISSVDAFMIPAYSFKSGCSYIFRLLLADDDNPNRGSLNVQTITMTDYRMLQVTIECLFNCEMDFFSPFSNVRLAARCTNCETQTVRYQWYVGGQLTLTSKDLNLYIRTVANTSIVQLIVTAKDGWFGQDIKYLTKNSGPTIGKCFVKPTKGQEALTPFFPCCKNFDTKNNPIEYWYYAGHVLLDNCYDCNCEVHLPVTNFIKVLACDSFQACRTSWIKVKVTALLNVPAQPPDILWKYITNSPHNILTLPEEGLLLRYFQTIQSIASHINHIDSGLMLLRALKGIYPQTRVSLGKLANLTLTLAHRLKPIDAKEQHLLATVVKIMNNNFQRLYHNDMIYLLIEQPLFDVTQACVTVYHMMNRMCKETPLPPKPIYVQYQLALKSGKLVKGVFDKLWAEINNFDDEQDKLRSLTWLRSTWETQRLFHYLGYARQHGLKADTSGDSFYEGVALEIQCFSIERDQSYKIETSDSMHRVFFSSALLKEVKENNKDYICLKVVSIKRELNWWYPEEKQPSTILLSVRVFHYEEHFNVETVLKNSEISFTTFIGNVENESSSNMPRTTGLNSSKRLSYLGWTSIGDASTRAAIHSYDATVDSKHINCHEEGTIIKMQDVRMYRIMLEEKTMLAVRFISSTHKLQVLLKTEVQPLFSDISKSLCIVPANSRNKTFLLRNNCMQGKRAYMAVRVWEKSPLKSRLKTPVLDGPAKFDFVFEMRSCDYWLYSLPADEQHWAHDGCYPSLDFGVKKGMHCTCKILGTYTSYVYNVPAIMVPVNPYAKVELNLIILLFYLLITSFLLIWLLWFYLYRNIPISKTVVCQMVDLEDDSAREVHDLLIHVKTGGRVNAETTSSVKLSLFSTQHHEMQFTLVQDPEHLDLQRNTTYILWLRTRDIRVPTKIAVSHNNAGRFPSWYLRRIEVNDVQTQETQVFVARRWVKEKILILTSVLIFKPGDVRVVGTWKRRFRLNYEMLWTNWAMWQPITGKWRETNTFPSMSRAKRFCVFISKLVITYTICACYFRPTTPDSLQLDRAKFLNFEDLIILSVICSFVGLVMQLIFEWLIRQYV
- the LOC26532738 gene encoding uncharacterized protein isoform X1, encoding MWLPVDTIKLILLSLHMTMQVAENNELTRAKINIFTNEYVPYGRPTPIVITMEELPVKYSITIHLSTSSYLLAFFEVGKVANKMQPKFLKTLSISNQLSLLGIKARRKIMYDKGYFAKIIAIFWSANDKVITLQGQLPSQPWVHKVMEIVEVKVNLPTHCTPQIVILKGSDPQSPIKIAVNRRFIIRVLFLETCNFTIRASFRWHLTDAAELKHFSKYFTDNPWLIIRRYSLRFQTKHEIWRNLLVFHVEGNFNGFSFASRCYLKLAMGQVQAVIEGGESRRAAHNEILWINGSLSRDYSKKYEVKQFSTYNWNCDSWDDYSNPFCYHNISSVDAFMIPAYSFKSGCSYIFRLLLADDDNPNRGSLNVQTITMTDYRMLQVTIECLFNCEMDFFSPFSNVRLAARCTNCETQTVRYQWYVGGQLTLTSKDLNLYIRTVANTSIVQLIVTAKDGWFGQDIKYLTKNSGPTIGKCFVKPTKGQEALTPFFPCCKNFDTKNNPIEYWYYAGHVLLDNCYDCNCEVHLPVTNFIKVLACDSFQACRTSWIKVKVTALLNVPAQPPDILWKYITNSPHNILTLPEEGLLLRYFQTIQSIASHINHIDSGLMLLRALKGIYPQTRVSLGKLANLTLTLAHRLKPIDAKEQHLLATVVKIMNNNFQRLYHNDMIYLLIEQPLFDVTQACVTVYHMMNRMCKETPLPPKPIYVQYQLALKSGKLVKGVFDKLWAEINNFDDEQDKLRSLTWLRSTWETQRLFHYLGYARQHGLKADTSGDSFYEGVALEIQCFSIERDQSYKIETSDSMHRVFFSSALLKEVKENNKDYICLKVVSIKRELNWWYPEEKQPSTILLSVRVFHYEEHFNVETVLKNSEISFTTFIGNVENESSSNMPRTTGLNSSKRLSYLGWTSIGDASTRAAIHSYDATVDSKHINCHEEGTIIKMQDVRMYRIMLEEKTMLAVRFISSTHKLQVLLKTEVQPLFSDISKSLCIVPANSRNKTFLLRNNCMQGKRAYMAVRVWEKSPLKSRLKTPVLDGPAKFDFVFEMRSCDYWLYSLPADEQHWAHDGCYPSLDFGVKKGMHCTCKILGTYTSYVYNVPAIMVPVNPYAKVELNLIILLFYLLITSFLLIWLLWFYLYRNIPISKTVVCQMVDLEDDSAREVHDLLIHVKTGGRVNAETTSSVKLSLFSTQHHEMQFTLVQDPEHLDLQRNTTYILWLRTRDIRVPTKIAVSHNNAGRFPSWYLRRIEVNDVQTQETQVFVARRWVKEKILILTSVLIFKPGDVRVVGTWKRRFRLNYEMLWTNWAMWQPITGKWRETNTFPSMSRAKRFCVFISKLVITYTICACYFRPTTPDSLQLDRAKFLNFEDLIILSVICSFVGLVMQLIFEWLIRQYV
- the LOC26532738 gene encoding uncharacterized protein isoform X4, with the protein product MWLPVDTIKLILLSLHMTMQVAENNELTRAKINIFTNEYVPYGRPTPIVITMEELPVKYSITIHLSTSSYLLAFFEVGKVANKMQPKFLKTLSISNQLSLLGIKARRKIMYDKGYFAKIIAIFWSANDKVITLQGQLPSQPWVHKVMEIVEVKVNLPTHCTPQIVILKGSDPQSPIKIAVNRRFIIRVLFLETCNFTIRASFRWHLTDAAELKHFSKYFTDNPWLIIRRYSLRFQTKHEIWRNLLVFHVEGNFNGFSFASRCYLKLAMGQVQAVIEGGESRRAAHNEILWINGSLSRDYSKKYEVKQFSTYNWNCDSWDDYSNPFCYHNISSVDAFMIPAYSFKSGCSYIFRLLLADDDNPNRGSLNVQTITMTDYRMLQVTIECLFNCEMDFFSPFSNVRLAARCTNCETQTVRYQCEYFNSSAHSNSKRWMVWSGH
- the LOC26532738 gene encoding uncharacterized protein isoform X5; its protein translation is MWLPVDTIKLILLSLHMTMQVAENNELTRAKINIFTNEYVPYGRPTPIVITMEELPVKYSITIHLSTSSYLLAFFEVGKVANKMQPKFLKTLSISNQLSLLGIKARRKIMYDKGYFAKIIAIFWSANDKVITLQGQLPSQPWVHKVMEIVEVKVNLPTHCTPQIVILKGSDPQSPIKIAVNRRFIIRVLFLETCNFTIRASFRWHLTDAAELKHFSKYFTDNPWLIIRRYSLRFQTKHEIWRNLLVFHVEGNFNGFSFASRCYLKLAMGQVQAVIEGGESRRAAHNEILWINGSLSRDYSKKYEVKQFSTYNWNCDSWDDYSNPFCYHNISSVDAFMIPAYSFKSGCSYIFRLLLADDDNPNRGSLNVQTITMTDYRMLQVTIECLFNCEMDFFSPFSNVRLAARCTNCETQTRILQ
- the LOC26532738 gene encoding uncharacterized protein isoform X6 — its product is MWLPVDTIKLILLSLHMTMQVAENNELTRAKINIFTNEYVPYGRPTPIVITMEELPVKYSITIHLSTSSYLLAFFEVGKVANKMQPKFLKTLSISNQLSLLGIKARRKIMYDKGYFAKIIAIFWSANDKVITLQGQLPSQPWVHKVMEIVEVKVNLPTHCTPQIVILKGSDPQSPIKIAVNRRFIIRVLFLETCNFTIRASFRWHLTDAAELKHFSKYFTDNPWLIIRRYSLRFQTKHEIWRNLLVFHVEGNFNGFSFASRCYLKLAMGQVQAVIEGGESRRAAHNEILWINGSLSRDYSKKYEVKQFSTYNWNCDSWDDYSNPFCYHNISSDNGEKNKEREGRFSMEAIIS
- the LOC26532738 gene encoding uncharacterized protein isoform X3; the protein is MLLRALKGIYPQTRVSLGKLANLTLTLAHRLKPIDAKEQHLLATVVKIMNNNFQRLYHNDMIYLLIEQPLFDVTQACVTVYHMMNRMCKETPLPPKPIYVQYQLALKSGKLVKGVFDKLWAEINNFDDEQDKLRSLTWLRSTWETQRLFHYLGYARQHGLKADTSGDSFYEGVALEIQCFSIERDQSYKIETSDSMHRVFFSSALLKEVKENNKDYICLKVVSIKRELNWWYPEEKQPSTILLSVRVFHYEEHFNVETVLKNSEISFTTFIGNVENESSSNMPRTTGLNSSKRLSYLGWTSIGDASTRAAIHSYDATVDSKHINCHEEGTIIKMQDVRMYRIMLEEKTMLAVRFISSTHKLQVLLKTEVQPLFSDISKSLCIVPANSRNKTFLLRNNCMQGKRAYMAVRVWEKSPLKSRLKTPVLDGPAKFDFVFEMRSCDYWLYSLPADEQHWAHDGCYPSLDFGVKKGMHCTCKILGTYTSYVYNVPAIMVPVNPYAKVELNLIILLFYLLITSFLLIWLLWFYLYRNIPISKTVVCQMVDLEDDSAREVHDLLIHVKTGGRVNAETTSSVKLSLFSTQHHEMQFTLVQDPEHLDLQRNTTYILWLRTRDIRVPTKIAVSHNNAGRFPSWYLRRIEVNDVQTQETQVFVARRWVKEKILILTSVLIFKPGDVRVVGTWKRRFRLNYEMLWTNWAMWQPITGKWRETNTFPSMSRAKRFCVFISKLVITYTICACYFRPTTPDSLQLDRAKFLNFEDLIILSVICSFVGLVMQLIFEWLIRQYV